A single region of the Silene latifolia isolate original U9 population chromosome 8, ASM4854445v1, whole genome shotgun sequence genome encodes:
- the LOC141597084 gene encoding putative F-box/LRR-repeat protein At5g15620 isoform X1, translating into MCETLVSLKIIGGMYYKIQIPLSVSLPKLKILHLDHVLFFDFSSMERLFSRCGLLEELTLRLCACKTGGNAIHCTRILKVLTIENCYFLLGELEIDVPNLAYLTYSLNIGVKIVPSWKYSCSFVKAELNFECTNEDSVDHERELLKAAAYKATKLRFGMESVQLLNFGDEEQTPDFHSLSSLHLRDCPCNAWEHVTSLLDKSPQLETLTFESGMPCCLDSDDESPDYCDYCYSGSPSDISLVPFSCSVKVIEVLRFCGHMGSLLFLGHLLKHASILERLIIYTIPGTDPYQELTICKDLLWLPRASTDCHVEVHEGNTRNSINSSLR; encoded by the exons ATGTGTGAAACACTAGTGAGTCTGAAAATCATAGGTGGTATGTACTATAAAATTCAAATTCCTCTATCGGTATCTTTACCAAAACTGAAGATCCTTCATCTGGATCATGTTTTATTCTTTGATTTTAGTTCAATGGAACGATTGTTTTCTCGTTGTGGTTTGCTTGAAGAATTGACTCTCCGACTTTGTGCGTGCAAGACTGGCGGTAATGCTATTCATTGTACTCGAATACTCAAAGTGCTAACAATAGAAAATTGCTATTTTCTGTTGGGTGAACTGGAGATTGACGTTCCTAATCTCGCATATTTGACTTACAGTTTAAATATTGGTGTGAAAATTGTTCCATCGTGGAAATACTCATGCTCTTTTGTCAAGGCAGAGCTAAATTTCGAGTGCACTAATGAAGATTCGGTTGATCATGAACGTGAACTCCTAAAAGCCGCTGCctataaagcaacaaaattacgttTTGGAATGGAGTCGGTACAG CTTCTTAACTTTGGTGATGAAGAGCAAACGCCTGATTTTCATAGCCTGTCAAGTTTACACCTTCGTGATTGTCCTTGTAATGCGTGGGAACATGTGACAAGCTTGCTCGACAAATCTCCGCAACTTGAAACTCTCACCTTTGAATCG GGTATGCCTTGCTGCCTTGATTCAGATGACGAATCTCCGGATTATTGCGACTACTGTTATTCGGGGTCACCTTCAGATATATCTCTGGTCCCTTTTTCATGTTCTGTCAAAGTGATTGAAGTGTTGAGGTTTTGTGGGCATATGGGTTCCCTGTTATTCCTAGGGCATCTTCTTAAACATGCGAGTATCCTTGAGAGGTTGATCATCTATACAATCCCCGGTACCGATCCATATCAGGAACTGACAATCTGTAAGGACCTGTTGTGGCTTCCAAGGGCTTCAACAGATTGTCATGTAGAAGTGCACGAGGGTAACACAAGAAACTCTATAAATTCTAGTCTTCGTTGA
- the LOC141597084 gene encoding putative F-box/LRR-repeat protein At5g15620 isoform X2 gives MESVQLLNFGDEEQTPDFHSLSSLHLRDCPCNAWEHVTSLLDKSPQLETLTFESGMPCCLDSDDESPDYCDYCYSGSPSDISLVPFSCSVKVIEVLRFCGHMGSLLFLGHLLKHASILERLIIYTIPGTDPYQELTICKDLLWLPRASTDCHVEVHEGNTRNSINSSLR, from the exons ATGGAGTCGGTACAG CTTCTTAACTTTGGTGATGAAGAGCAAACGCCTGATTTTCATAGCCTGTCAAGTTTACACCTTCGTGATTGTCCTTGTAATGCGTGGGAACATGTGACAAGCTTGCTCGACAAATCTCCGCAACTTGAAACTCTCACCTTTGAATCG GGTATGCCTTGCTGCCTTGATTCAGATGACGAATCTCCGGATTATTGCGACTACTGTTATTCGGGGTCACCTTCAGATATATCTCTGGTCCCTTTTTCATGTTCTGTCAAAGTGATTGAAGTGTTGAGGTTTTGTGGGCATATGGGTTCCCTGTTATTCCTAGGGCATCTTCTTAAACATGCGAGTATCCTTGAGAGGTTGATCATCTATACAATCCCCGGTACCGATCCATATCAGGAACTGACAATCTGTAAGGACCTGTTGTGGCTTCCAAGGGCTTCAACAGATTGTCATGTAGAAGTGCACGAGGGTAACACAAGAAACTCTATAAATTCTAGTCTTCGTTGA